In the Carboxydothermus hydrogenoformans Z-2901 genome, one interval contains:
- a CDS encoding menaquinone biosynthesis decarboxylase, translating to MAFRDLREFIAELEKRGELKRIKVPVSPELEITEITDRVSKAYGPALLFENVSGYDIPVLMNAFGSYERMKLALGVDRLDDIGEEFLSLLNPDDIPVTMFEKLKMLPKLARLSNFAPKIVKSGPVKEVIIKDNPDLNKFPILKCWPQDGGRFITLPLVITKDPETGRRNVGMYRMQIYDGRTTGMHWHMHKDAAHFYQKAKRLGKPLEVAVALGGDPATIYAATAPLPPSIDEFLFAGFIRKEPVELVKAETVDLEVPAHAEIVIEGYVDPDELRLEGPFGDHTGYYSLTDYYPVFHVTAITHRKNPIYPATIVGKPPMEDCYMAKATERIFLPFLKLLLPEIVDINLPLEGVFHNCAIVSIRKRYPGHARKVMNALWGLGQMMFTKMIIVVDENVNVQNLSEVMWKVFNNIDAKRDLMIVEGPLDILDHASPLPNYGSKLGIDATKKWPSEGHTRPWPDDIEMDPEIKALVDRKWSDLGLD from the coding sequence ATGGCGTTTCGGGATTTGCGAGAGTTCATAGCAGAACTTGAAAAGCGGGGGGAGCTTAAAAGGATCAAAGTTCCGGTGTCACCGGAATTGGAGATAACCGAAATTACCGACCGGGTGTCAAAGGCTTATGGACCGGCTCTTTTATTTGAAAACGTTTCGGGTTACGATATCCCGGTATTGATGAATGCTTTTGGCTCCTATGAGCGCATGAAATTGGCTCTTGGGGTTGACCGTTTGGATGATATCGGAGAAGAGTTTTTAAGCCTTTTAAATCCCGATGATATCCCGGTTACCATGTTTGAAAAGCTGAAAATGTTACCGAAGCTTGCCAGGTTGTCAAATTTTGCACCTAAGATTGTAAAAAGTGGTCCGGTAAAGGAAGTAATTATCAAGGATAACCCCGATTTAAATAAATTTCCAATATTAAAATGCTGGCCGCAGGATGGTGGAAGGTTTATAACTTTACCGTTAGTCATTACCAAAGACCCGGAAACCGGAAGAAGAAATGTGGGCATGTACCGGATGCAAATTTATGACGGCAGGACTACCGGGATGCACTGGCATATGCATAAAGATGCGGCGCACTTTTACCAGAAGGCCAAGCGCCTGGGCAAGCCTTTAGAAGTTGCGGTAGCTTTGGGCGGAGATCCGGCAACCATTTATGCGGCGACAGCTCCTCTGCCACCGTCAATTGATGAATTTCTTTTTGCCGGTTTTATTCGGAAAGAACCGGTGGAATTGGTTAAAGCGGAGACGGTAGATTTGGAAGTTCCGGCACATGCGGAGATTGTTATTGAAGGTTACGTTGATCCCGATGAACTGCGATTAGAAGGGCCTTTCGGGGACCATACCGGTTATTACAGCTTAACCGATTATTATCCGGTATTTCATGTTACAGCCATTACCCACAGAAAGAATCCCATTTACCCGGCAACAATTGTGGGCAAACCACCGATGGAAGACTGTTATATGGCAAAAGCCACCGAACGAATCTTTTTGCCTTTTTTAAAGCTGCTGCTGCCGGAAATTGTTGATATAAATCTTCCCCTGGAAGGGGTCTTCCATAATTGCGCAATTGTCTCGATTAGAAAACGTTATCCCGGTCATGCCCGTAAAGTGATGAATGCTTTATGGGGCTTGGGGCAGATGATGTTTACCAAAATGATAATTGTTGTTGATGAAAATGTTAATGTACAAAACCTTTCGGAAGTAATGTGGAAAGTATTTAACAATATTGATGCGAAGCGGGACTTAATGATTGTTGAAGGACCCCTGGATATTTTGGATCACGCATCTCCTCTGCCCAATTACGGTTCAAAGCTTGGCATTGATGCTACCAAAAAATGGCCTTCCGAAGGTCACACCCGACCCTGGCCTGATGACATCGAAATGGATCCAGAGATTAAGGCTTTAGTGGACCGGAAGTGGAGTGACCTCGGCCTTGACTAA
- a CDS encoding demethylmenaquinone methyltransferase, which produces MNDSRQTSKEELVYNIFSAIAHRYDLLNTVLSFNRDKAWRRFAVKVSGLSAGGRGLDVACGTGMFAIELARVVGPTGEVVGLDFNENMLEVARKNIARYSMEKIIKLVHGNALALPFPDNSFDVATIGFALRNVPDIEKTILEMKRVVKPGGRVVNLELAHPTFPVFKQLYWFYFEKLVPLLGKLGVGVDGPYSYLPNSVKNFPHQQVIKKMFEDLGLVDVKCYELTGGIVAVHVGTKPFEKTT; this is translated from the coding sequence TTGAACGATTCCCGCCAAACTTCAAAAGAAGAACTTGTTTATAATATTTTTTCGGCAATTGCCCATCGGTATGATTTATTAAATACCGTTTTAAGTTTTAACCGGGATAAAGCCTGGCGGCGGTTCGCGGTTAAGGTATCGGGCTTATCGGCCGGGGGAAGGGGTTTAGATGTGGCCTGCGGCACGGGAATGTTTGCTATTGAATTAGCGCGGGTAGTTGGCCCGACAGGAGAAGTCGTAGGACTTGATTTTAACGAAAACATGCTTGAAGTTGCCAGGAAAAATATTGCCAGGTACTCCATGGAAAAAATAATTAAGTTAGTTCACGGTAATGCCTTAGCTTTACCTTTTCCGGACAACAGCTTTGATGTGGCAACTATTGGTTTTGCTTTAAGAAATGTGCCGGATATTGAAAAAACAATATTGGAAATGAAAAGGGTAGTAAAACCCGGAGGCAGGGTTGTGAATTTAGAACTTGCCCATCCGACCTTCCCCGTGTTTAAACAACTGTACTGGTTTTACTTTGAAAAATTGGTGCCGCTTTTAGGGAAATTGGGGGTGGGGGTGGACGGTCCTTATTCTTACCTGCCCAACTCGGTAAAAAATTTTCCACACCAGCAGGTCATTAAAAAGATGTTCGAGGATTTAGGTTTGGTGGATGTAAAATGCTACGAGCTTACCGGCGGAATAGTGGCGGTTCATGTTGGTACCAAACCATTTGAAAAAACTACATAA
- the speD gene encoding adenosylmethionine decarboxylase, which produces MNALGRHVIAELYGCGFDVLNDVKRVEEIMVRSALEAGAEIREVAFHKFSPQGVSGVVVISESHLAIHTWPELGYAAVDVFTCGDTVDPWDATNYLAKEFGAKYMTAKETKRGVMVEEFAESQAVNL; this is translated from the coding sequence ATGAATGCTTTAGGCCGTCATGTGATTGCCGAGCTTTACGGCTGCGGGTTTGACGTTTTAAATGATGTCAAAAGAGTTGAAGAAATCATGGTCAGAAGTGCTTTGGAAGCAGGTGCTGAAATTAGAGAGGTAGCTTTCCATAAGTTTAGTCCGCAAGGGGTTAGCGGTGTGGTGGTCATTTCTGAGTCCCATCTTGCAATTCATACCTGGCCTGAGTTAGGTTATGCTGCTGTTGATGTATTTACCTGCGGGGATACGGTAGATCCCTGGGATGCAACAAATTACCTGGCAAAGGAGTTTGGGGCAAAGTACATGACGGCTAAGGAAACGAAGCGGGGCGTCATGGTTGAAGAGTTTGCCGAGAGTCAAGCCGTCAATTTATAG
- a CDS encoding fumarylacetoacetate hydrolase family protein: MILGRAVIAGQDKYVKINDDKVEILNGDIFGEINSSGKLLPLSEVKLLPPVLPSKIICVGLNYRDHIDEFKHQLPEEPVIFLKPPTAVIGPLDVIILPQESRRVDYEGELAVVIKKEGRNLKEEEARDFILGYTCANDVTARDLQRKDGQWTRGKSFDTFCPLGPWIVTDIEPDHLEIETYLNGELRQKSNTSKMLFHPYFLVSFISKVMTLKPGDVILTGTPSGVGKLAEGDTVEVKISAIGSLRNFVKV; encoded by the coding sequence ATGATTTTAGGTAGAGCCGTAATAGCGGGGCAGGATAAGTACGTGAAAATTAATGATGATAAGGTAGAAATTTTAAATGGAGATATTTTCGGCGAGATTAATTCCAGCGGAAAATTACTTCCGCTTTCAGAGGTCAAATTACTACCCCCGGTATTACCGTCGAAAATTATCTGTGTAGGTTTAAACTACCGGGACCATATTGACGAATTTAAACACCAGTTGCCGGAAGAACCGGTGATTTTTCTAAAACCGCCTACCGCGGTAATTGGTCCTTTAGACGTGATAATATTACCTCAAGAAAGTCGGCGGGTGGACTACGAAGGAGAACTGGCGGTGGTGATTAAAAAGGAAGGGCGAAATCTAAAGGAAGAAGAAGCAAGGGATTTCATCTTAGGTTATACCTGTGCCAATGATGTTACCGCCCGGGACTTACAGCGGAAGGATGGACAGTGGACGCGGGGAAAATCGTTCGATACTTTTTGCCCTCTTGGACCGTGGATTGTTACCGATATTGAGCCTGACCACCTTGAGATAGAAACTTATTTGAATGGGGAACTCCGGCAAAAGAGTAATACTTCTAAAATGCTGTTTCATCCCTATTTTTTGGTAAGTTTTATTTCTAAAGTCATGACTTTAAAGCCTGGAGATGTAATTTTAACGGGAACCCCCAGCGGTGTTGGTAAACTTGCTGAAGGAGACACGGTTGAGGTAAAGATTTCGGCCATTGGAAGCCTGAGAAATTTTGTGAAAGTATAG
- a CDS encoding glycosyltransferase family 4 protein: MIWLSGKVKVLQVMRPSAGGIKKHVFSLLQKKSGDFAFGFAGELTEAEQKTLKDLGVTYYSVAIPAGISLKGDLKACYSLYRIIKKEGYRIVHCHGFKAALAGRMAAFLAGVPVVYTVHNSIWHENVAAFKRIIASLIERFLTKFYTHKVIAVSENLKKELILKHGVLAEKITVIPNGVEIPEEIKTNPHQPVVIGTLARFAPQKGLNYLLKALALLSNRGVVFRAIIGGDGPLKNELKELAKELGIESLVTFPGYIPNPAEFYREIDIFVLPSISEGLPLSLLEAMSWKLAVIATNVGGIPEVINSGENGLLVPPKDATALTEALYTLIFNENFRLSLGERAYITIREKYNVAHMAQRNEEIYRGLLK, from the coding sequence GTGATCTGGTTGAGCGGGAAGGTTAAAGTTTTACAGGTGATGCGGCCATCGGCGGGGGGAATAAAAAAGCATGTTTTTTCCCTGCTGCAAAAGAAAAGCGGTGACTTTGCTTTTGGTTTTGCCGGCGAGTTAACCGAAGCTGAGCAAAAAACCTTAAAAGACCTGGGAGTAACCTACTATTCCGTAGCAATTCCTGCAGGAATTTCCTTAAAAGGGGATTTAAAAGCCTGCTATTCCCTTTACCGCATTATTAAAAAAGAAGGGTACCGGATAGTTCACTGCCATGGTTTTAAAGCGGCACTGGCGGGAAGAATGGCTGCTTTTTTGGCTGGGGTGCCGGTGGTTTATACCGTACATAACTCCATCTGGCATGAAAATGTAGCGGCTTTTAAAAGAATTATTGCTTCGCTCATTGAGCGCTTTTTAACCAAATTTTATACCCATAAAGTAATTGCGGTCAGTGAAAATTTAAAGAAAGAATTAATCTTAAAGCATGGGGTTTTGGCAGAAAAAATTACCGTAATTCCTAATGGGGTGGAGATTCCGGAAGAGATAAAAACAAATCCCCACCAGCCGGTGGTAATAGGTACCTTAGCCCGTTTTGCCCCGCAAAAGGGTTTAAATTATCTTTTAAAAGCCTTAGCCCTTCTAAGTAACAGGGGAGTGGTATTTCGGGCGATCATTGGCGGTGATGGCCCTTTAAAAAATGAGCTGAAAGAGTTAGCAAAAGAGCTGGGGATTGAAAGCCTGGTTACCTTTCCCGGATACATTCCCAATCCCGCTGAATTTTACCGGGAAATTGATATTTTTGTTTTACCGTCCATTTCCGAAGGACTACCCTTATCCCTTCTCGAAGCAATGAGCTGGAAGTTAGCCGTAATTGCCACCAACGTTGGGGGAATTCCGGAAGTCATTAATTCCGGGGAAAATGGTTTATTAGTTCCCCCCAAGGATGCTACGGCTTTAACTGAAGCGCTTTACACGTTAATTTTTAATGAAAATTTTCGTTTAAGTCTTGGAGAAAGGGCTTATATCACGATAAGGGAGAAATACAACGTAGCGCACATGGCCCAGCGAAACGAGGAGATTTACAGGGGGTTACTTAAATGA
- a CDS encoding SF1B family DNA helicase RecD2, whose translation MTRNFLLEETINVEVKYIKFSRENFIIAGAKILEGERQGEIIDILGEIINCRVGERYRVSGKFVNNPNYGLQFQVKYYERERPNSPEQLISYLSNLGVKGIGEKTAAKIVERFGMDSLTVILKDFSQLTKIRGISFEKAESLYQKLKEEYLFEEAFNLLAPLNLEPHQIKTLLKFYRESLIEHLKENPYKPIHELYGFAFAPFDKLAKDWHFPPNHLYRIKASIVYVLKEALEQGHVYLPLAEVYNKGLALLGEGIGPETLDEGLSVLLRTGEVCLERDRLYLKKLYDAEKTVARKVAFLLTITDKKINIKKPLNEVEKKLGISYDPLQKEALSLMFAEKKLFILTGGPGTGKTTVIKGFIELYQRFFPKNKIALAAPTGRAAKRLSESTGMPAATIHRLLEPEGETRSGELLFRYNKYEPLPYDLIIIDEVSMLDLPLAAALFEAITPECRLVLVGDPNQLPPVGPGQLLKDLLAVEEIPRISLKTVFRQGEDAGIIEVAHRVLTGDWSELERLLGRRILEDVFFLPAKDTENITNLLLKVVKKLWENYGYSPEDIAVLSPMRKGALGVENLNVLLQKLFNGFETQEVKFFGTSFKVNDKVMQIKNNYERGEDGVFNGETGFIKKIIKSGDEEEIIVSFDGKNIKYRKTDLEELTLSYATTVHKAQGMEYPVVILVLHNYHYPLLKRNLLYTAVTRAKKMLIVIGTPWALRQAVENIKEETRYSSLPERLGGVFEKGDLVEREG comes from the coding sequence ATGACCAGGAATTTTCTTTTGGAAGAGACAATTAATGTAGAAGTAAAATATATAAAATTCTCCCGGGAAAACTTTATTATTGCCGGAGCTAAAATTTTAGAAGGAGAACGGCAGGGGGAAATTATTGATATTTTAGGGGAAATAATTAACTGCCGGGTAGGCGAACGGTACCGGGTTTCGGGAAAGTTTGTCAATAACCCCAATTACGGTTTGCAGTTTCAGGTTAAATACTACGAAAGGGAAAGACCAAATTCTCCGGAACAGTTAATCTCGTACCTGTCTAACTTAGGGGTTAAGGGAATTGGGGAAAAAACGGCAGCGAAAATTGTTGAAAGATTTGGTATGGACTCCCTGACCGTTATCCTAAAAGATTTTTCCCAGCTAACAAAAATAAGAGGCATTTCCTTTGAAAAAGCGGAAAGCCTGTACCAGAAATTAAAAGAAGAGTATCTTTTCGAAGAAGCTTTTAATTTATTAGCTCCGCTAAACTTGGAACCGCATCAAATTAAAACCCTGCTCAAATTTTACCGGGAAAGTTTAATAGAGCACTTAAAAGAGAATCCTTACAAACCCATTCATGAACTTTACGGTTTTGCCTTTGCACCCTTTGATAAGCTGGCAAAAGATTGGCATTTTCCCCCGAACCACCTTTACCGGATTAAAGCTTCTATCGTTTATGTGTTAAAGGAAGCTCTGGAGCAGGGACATGTTTATTTACCTTTGGCAGAAGTGTATAACAAAGGGCTGGCTCTTCTGGGGGAAGGGATTGGGCCTGAGACCCTCGACGAGGGGCTTTCCGTACTTTTAAGAACCGGAGAAGTGTGCCTGGAAAGGGACCGGCTTTATTTGAAAAAGCTTTATGATGCGGAAAAAACGGTGGCGCGGAAAGTAGCCTTTCTTTTAACGATTACCGATAAAAAAATTAATATAAAGAAGCCTCTGAACGAGGTAGAAAAAAAACTGGGAATTTCCTACGACCCATTACAAAAGGAAGCTCTATCGTTAATGTTTGCCGAGAAAAAACTTTTTATTTTAACCGGGGGTCCTGGTACCGGTAAAACCACGGTAATCAAAGGATTTATTGAGCTGTATCAGAGGTTTTTTCCTAAAAACAAAATTGCTCTGGCGGCGCCTACCGGGCGCGCGGCGAAAAGGCTTTCCGAAAGCACCGGGATGCCGGCGGCGACAATTCACCGTCTTTTAGAACCGGAGGGGGAAACCCGTTCGGGAGAACTGCTTTTTCGCTATAACAAATACGAACCTTTACCCTACGATTTAATAATAATTGATGAAGTTTCCATGCTTGATTTACCTTTAGCTGCTGCTTTATTTGAGGCTATAACCCCTGAATGCCGGCTGGTACTGGTGGGAGATCCCAATCAGTTGCCCCCGGTGGGTCCCGGGCAATTGTTGAAAGATCTTTTAGCCGTGGAAGAAATTCCGCGGATAAGCCTGAAAACGGTTTTTCGTCAGGGAGAAGATGCAGGAATTATTGAGGTTGCCCACCGGGTATTAACCGGGGATTGGTCTGAACTTGAGCGGCTCCTTGGGAGAAGAATATTGGAGGATGTGTTTTTTCTTCCGGCGAAAGATACGGAAAATATTACTAATCTTCTTTTAAAGGTGGTTAAAAAGCTCTGGGAAAATTACGGGTATTCTCCGGAAGATATTGCCGTTTTATCTCCTATGCGGAAGGGCGCTTTAGGGGTAGAAAATTTAAATGTTTTACTGCAAAAACTGTTTAACGGTTTTGAAACACAGGAAGTAAAATTTTTCGGTACTTCTTTTAAAGTGAACGATAAGGTCATGCAGATAAAAAATAATTACGAACGGGGAGAAGATGGGGTATTTAACGGCGAAACCGGGTTTATCAAAAAAATTATTAAATCCGGGGATGAAGAAGAAATCATTGTTTCTTTTGACGGCAAAAACATAAAATATCGGAAAACGGATTTAGAAGAGCTGACGTTGTCTTATGCGACTACCGTTCATAAAGCTCAGGGAATGGAATATCCGGTGGTTATTCTTGTTTTACATAATTACCATTATCCTTTACTTAAGAGAAATCTTCTTTATACTGCTGTAACCAGGGCCAAGAAAATGCTTATTGTCATAGGAACTCCCTGGGCTTTACGGCAGGCGGTGGAAAATATTAAGGAAGAAACCAGGTATTCTTCTTTGCCGGAAAGACTCGGGGGAGTTTTTGAAAAGGGTGATCTGGTTGAGCGGGAAGGTTAA
- the hcp gene encoding hydroxylamine reductase, whose product MFCYQCEQTAQGKGCVGPVGVCGKNEDLAALQDLLIFGLKGIAAYAYHARELGAHDPEVDAFMHEALFTTLTNVDFDLDHHLQMVLKAGEMNLKIMELLDKAHTEKFGNPVPTKVYTGIKKGPAILVTGHDLLDLYELLKQTEGTGINVYTHGEMLPAHAYPELKKFPHLVGNYGTAWQNQKKEFEEFPGVILATTNCVLIPKDSYKDRMFTCGVAHLPGVKHIANRDFSEVIKKALELPPAEEKEGGYITTGFHHTAVLSLADTIIEGVKSGKIKHFFLIGGCDGAKTTRNYYNEIADKVPKDSIILTLACGKYRFIHKDFGEIEGTGIPRLLDIGQCNNSYSAVKIALALAEAFKVGVNDLPLSLILSWFEQKAVAILLSLLYLGVKNIRIGPTAPAFLTPNLLAILNEKFGLKLITTPDEDLKAILG is encoded by the coding sequence ATGTTTTGTTACCAGTGCGAGCAAACTGCTCAAGGGAAAGGCTGTGTTGGGCCTGTTGGAGTTTGCGGGAAAAATGAAGATCTTGCCGCACTTCAGGACTTACTTATCTTTGGCTTAAAAGGTATTGCTGCTTATGCTTACCATGCGCGGGAGTTGGGAGCTCATGATCCGGAAGTAGATGCCTTTATGCATGAAGCTCTCTTTACTACCCTGACCAACGTAGATTTTGACCTTGACCACCATCTGCAAATGGTGTTAAAAGCCGGGGAAATGAACCTTAAAATTATGGAGCTTCTGGATAAAGCTCATACAGAAAAGTTTGGCAACCCTGTGCCGACAAAAGTTTACACGGGGATTAAAAAAGGTCCGGCTATTCTGGTTACCGGGCACGACCTTTTAGATTTGTATGAGCTTTTAAAGCAAACCGAAGGTACCGGAATTAATGTTTACACCCATGGGGAGATGCTCCCGGCCCATGCTTATCCCGAGTTAAAGAAATTCCCCCACTTGGTAGGTAATTATGGTACCGCCTGGCAGAACCAGAAGAAAGAGTTTGAAGAATTCCCGGGAGTAATTCTCGCAACCACCAACTGCGTTTTAATTCCCAAGGATTCTTATAAGGACCGGATGTTTACCTGCGGGGTAGCTCATCTGCCCGGAGTAAAACATATCGCCAATCGCGACTTCTCCGAGGTTATTAAGAAGGCTTTAGAACTTCCCCCGGCTGAAGAGAAAGAAGGAGGTTACATTACTACCGGTTTCCACCACACCGCAGTATTAAGCTTGGCCGATACGATAATTGAAGGGGTTAAGTCCGGCAAGATCAAGCACTTCTTCTTAATTGGCGGTTGCGACGGAGCTAAGACCACCCGGAACTACTACAACGAAATTGCCGATAAAGTACCCAAAGACTCCATTATCCTGACCTTGGCTTGCGGTAAATATCGTTTCATCCACAAGGACTTTGGTGAAATCGAAGGTACCGGTATTCCGCGGCTCCTCGATATCGGGCAGTGCAACAACTCCTACTCGGCAGTAAAAATTGCCTTAGCCTTAGCCGAAGCCTTCAAGGTTGGAGTAAACGACCTGCCGCTTAGCCTGATTCTATCCTGGTTTGAACAAAAGGCTGTGGCAATTCTCTTATCACTCCTCTACCTTGGAGTCAAGAATATTCGTATTGGCCCGACTGCTCCTGCTTTCCTAACACCTAATTTACTGGCCATCTTAAACGAAAAGTTTGGATTAAAGCTTATCACTACTCCCGACGAAGACTTAAAAGCTATCCTTGGCTAA